A genomic window from Desulfurellaceae bacterium includes:
- a CDS encoding DUF1957 domain-containing protein → GGDHRGWLNDATRAFWRQVYQAESAMQRLGETAVGEQPDPRERRILQQAGRELLLLQSSDWPFMLTRRVTPDHAEERIGLHAENFQHCVRMVEQHRAGRPIADRDWRGLERMERRHRLFQDLDPAVFWPSPTQRPSAAYPAAARPVRVADPV, encoded by the coding sequence GGCGGGGATCATCGGGGCTGGTTGAATGACGCGACGCGGGCGTTCTGGCGTCAGGTGTACCAGGCCGAGAGCGCCATGCAGCGGCTGGGTGAGACTGCGGTCGGCGAGCAGCCTGACCCGCGCGAACGGCGTATCCTGCAACAGGCCGGCCGGGAACTCCTGCTGCTGCAATCCTCGGACTGGCCCTTCATGCTCACCCGGCGGGTGACGCCGGACCATGCCGAAGAGCGAATCGGGCTGCACGCGGAGAATTTTCAGCACTGTGTGCGGATGGTCGAACAGCACCGGGCCGGACGGCCGATTGCTGACCGGGACTGGCGCGGCTTGGAGCGGATGGAGCGCCGACACCGTCTGTTTCAGGATTTGGATCCGGCTGTCTTCTGGCCCAGCCCTACGCAAAGACCCTCCGCCGCCTACCCGGCGGCCGCCAGACCGGTTCGGGTGGCCGATCCGGTCTAG
- a CDS encoding ATP-dependent 6-phosphofructokinase has product MGTQHIKRIGVLTGGGDAPGLNPALKAIVYKATVLNIEVIGLYDGWHGLLDEGCQEWTRLEDHMVRRWDRDGGTNLGSSRTNPFRTPLPDQTEPADRSAEVLTNIERLQLDAVIALGGEDTLGVAARLCQQGGKVVGIPKTIDNDLSHTDYTLGFDTALRNCAEVIEQVRTPAGSHHWVQIVEVMGRHAGHLALWSTMAGGAAMVLIPEYPFSYEHVYSLLTQRLERGKQNRRYPRYAVVVVAEGATAVDEGLVTIDTDRDAFGHERLGGIGNRLADRIRRHTPFDSRALVIGHSQRGGSPSVVDRIMGRLFGTKAVEAVVEGAFGQMVSAQGVAPACQLSLVPLTQAVGALKTVNLERWYDTQRYSPRL; this is encoded by the coding sequence ATGGGTACGCAACACATCAAACGGATTGGGGTGTTGACCGGGGGCGGCGATGCGCCCGGCCTGAATCCGGCGCTGAAAGCCATTGTCTACAAGGCGACCGTCCTGAACATCGAGGTCATCGGCCTGTACGACGGCTGGCACGGCTTGCTGGACGAAGGCTGTCAGGAGTGGACTCGGCTGGAAGACCATATGGTTCGGCGCTGGGACCGTGACGGCGGGACGAATCTGGGTTCGTCCCGGACGAATCCATTCCGCACCCCCCTGCCGGACCAGACTGAGCCGGCTGATCGCTCAGCGGAAGTCCTGACCAATATCGAGCGCTTGCAACTCGATGCGGTGATTGCGCTGGGCGGGGAAGACACGCTGGGGGTTGCGGCCAGGCTGTGTCAGCAGGGCGGCAAGGTCGTCGGCATCCCCAAGACCATAGATAACGATCTGAGCCATACCGACTACACGCTGGGCTTTGATACGGCGCTGCGCAACTGTGCCGAAGTGATCGAACAGGTCCGCACCCCGGCCGGCTCCCATCATTGGGTGCAGATCGTCGAGGTCATGGGCCGCCATGCCGGCCACCTGGCCCTGTGGAGTACCATGGCGGGCGGGGCAGCCATGGTGCTGATTCCCGAGTATCCGTTTTCGTATGAACACGTGTATAGCCTGCTGACCCAACGTCTGGAGCGCGGCAAGCAGAACCGACGCTATCCGCGCTACGCGGTCGTGGTGGTTGCAGAGGGCGCGACGGCCGTCGATGAGGGCTTGGTGACCATAGATACCGACCGGGATGCGTTTGGCCACGAGCGTCTCGGCGGGATCGGCAATCGGCTGGCGGACCGCATTCGTCGCCACACGCCTTTTGATTCCCGAGCGCTTGTCATTGGTCATAGCCAGCGTGGGGGCTCGCCGTCCGTGGTGGACCGAATCATGGGCAGACTGTTCGGGACCAAGGCGGTGGAAGCCGTTGTCGAGGGCGCCTTCGGGCAGATGGTCAGCGCCCAAGGGGTTGCCCCGGCCTGCCAGCTGTCCCTGGTGCCGCTGACACAGGCGGTCGGCGCCCTCAAAACGGTCAATCTTGAGCGCTGGTACGACACCCAGCGCTATTCGCCACGGCTGTGA
- a CDS encoding DUF1957 domain-containing protein produces the protein MASDPSRALALVLYAHQPFVLGHERWPHGSDWLCEAVTECYLPLLDTLRSLVERGTSPQLTLSFSPVLCEQLASPLLQAELEFFLDTRLRACADTRRHFQSEGQADTADLVDYWEEFYRARLAQWRALDGDLLAAFRSLMEDGHVELMTSAATHGYLPLLAREQSVRLQLRLATVSHETHFGRRPAGMWLPECGYRPRYHWLPPVGVNRQHHRSLRRGLEEHVAACGLAFFCVDGQSVQGVFPSLPYRADPALVTEPPGWAGGRPAVPLSPHQTYRVASRSGTGTAKALLRDPDSSRLVWSREVGYPGDPWYLDFHKQHDPGGLKLWRVSEERAELDRKQVYTPTRARAQARAHARHFAGQLAATEAGPAGLTCAAYDAELLGHWWHEGPQWLEALYPELDRHRIVPLTCSAALDRYPPARTVSLPEGSWGEGGDHRTWLNKDTAWVWERLYDGEFQFWDAMQATREADRKGPLGRVLCQAGKELLLMQASDWPFLITTQTARDYAEQRFLIHSTDLKRLLQLARSVRQQGRLEAEQERFLADREQQNFLFPALEQVMFR, from the coding sequence ATGGCTTCAGACCCGTCCAGGGCCCTGGCTCTCGTCCTGTACGCCCACCAACCGTTTGTGCTGGGTCATGAGCGCTGGCCGCACGGCAGCGACTGGCTGTGTGAAGCGGTGACCGAATGCTACTTGCCGCTCCTGGACACGCTCCGCTCGCTGGTTGAGCGCGGCACCTCGCCCCAGCTGACCCTGAGTTTTTCGCCGGTCCTGTGCGAACAGCTGGCCAGCCCCCTCCTGCAAGCCGAACTCGAGTTCTTTCTCGATACCCGTTTGCGGGCGTGCGCCGATACCCGCCGGCATTTTCAGTCCGAGGGCCAGGCCGACACCGCCGATCTGGTGGATTACTGGGAGGAGTTTTACCGCGCCCGGCTCGCGCAGTGGCGGGCTCTTGACGGCGATCTGTTGGCCGCCTTTCGGAGCCTGATGGAAGACGGCCACGTCGAACTCATGACCTCGGCGGCGACCCACGGCTATCTGCCCCTGCTTGCCCGCGAGCAGAGCGTTCGCCTGCAGCTGCGGCTGGCGACCGTCAGCCACGAAACGCACTTTGGCCGTCGTCCGGCCGGGATGTGGCTGCCGGAATGCGGCTATCGTCCACGCTATCACTGGCTTCCGCCGGTTGGCGTCAACCGCCAACACCACCGCTCGCTGCGGCGGGGGCTTGAGGAGCACGTGGCGGCGTGCGGCCTGGCGTTTTTCTGTGTTGACGGGCAGTCCGTTCAGGGCGTCTTCCCCAGTCTCCCCTACCGCGCCGACCCCGCGCTGGTGACGGAGCCGCCCGGCTGGGCAGGCGGGCGCCCGGCAGTCCCGCTCTCGCCGCATCAAACCTACCGGGTCGCCTCGCGGAGTGGGACGGGGACGGCCAAGGCTTTGCTGCGCGACCCCGATAGCAGCCGCCTGGTGTGGAGTCGAGAGGTGGGCTACCCGGGCGACCCGTGGTACCTGGACTTCCATAAGCAGCACGACCCGGGCGGCCTCAAGCTGTGGCGGGTGAGCGAGGAGCGGGCCGAACTGGACCGCAAGCAGGTCTACACGCCCACGCGTGCCCGAGCCCAGGCCCGGGCGCATGCGCGCCATTTTGCCGGCCAGCTGGCCGCGACCGAAGCCGGGCCGGCCGGCCTGACCTGCGCCGCCTACGATGCCGAGCTGCTCGGTCACTGGTGGCACGAGGGGCCGCAGTGGCTGGAGGCCCTCTACCCGGAACTGGACCGCCACCGTATCGTCCCGCTCACCTGTAGCGCGGCCCTCGACCGCTACCCCCCGGCCCGGACCGTCAGCCTTCCTGAAGGCTCGTGGGGGGAGGGTGGAGACCACCGGACCTGGCTGAATAAAGACACCGCCTGGGTCTGGGAGCGACTGTACGACGGGGAGTTTCAGTTTTGGGATGCCATGCAGGCAACGCGCGAGGCAGACCGCAAGGGACCGCTCGGCCGTGTGCTGTGCCAAGCCGGCAAAGAACTCCTGCTGATGCAGGCCTCGGACTGGCCGTTTCTCATCACCACCCAAACGGCTCGTGACTACGCCGAGCAGCGTTTCCTGATCCATTCGACCGATCTGAAACGCCTCCTGCAGCTCGCCCGCTCGGTGCGCCAGCAGGGGCGGCTGGAGGCCGAACAGGAGCGCTTTTTGGCCGACCGGGAGCAGCAGAATTTTCTGTTCCCGGCTCTGGAACAGGTGATGTTCCGATAG
- a CDS encoding antibiotic biosynthesis monooxygenase, giving the protein MFTRLFYGTVQPGKEAEAIALLTEFVGRAKALSGCLLAQLLQNGNEIVGISTWATKEDLAAYADGEVARDLFTKITPLFMGRPTVRSYEVQRSLSDATIMKTD; this is encoded by the coding sequence ATGTTTACACGGCTCTTTTATGGAACGGTTCAACCGGGCAAAGAAGCTGAGGCAATCGCCCTGCTGACCGAATTCGTCGGGCGGGCCAAGGCGCTGTCCGGCTGCCTGCTGGCCCAGCTGTTGCAAAACGGCAACGAGATTGTCGGCATCAGTACCTGGGCGACGAAAGAGGACTTGGCCGCCTACGCCGACGGCGAGGTGGCCCGCGACCTGTTCACCAAGATTACGCCGCTTTTCATGGGGCGGCCGACTGTCCGCAGCTACGAAGTCCAGCGGAGCCTCTCAGATGCGACGATCATGAAGACCGACTAA
- a CDS encoding GYD domain-containing protein, with protein MPVYILLSTLTPEGSQTLHNNPERIEEVNSEIAEFGCTVIGQYATLGSYDFVTIVEAPDNETIAHLSIDLSSRGTVRITTLPAIPTSLLRDRMAGPKQIGRT; from the coding sequence ATGCCCGTATACATCTTGCTGAGCACCCTGACCCCGGAAGGCAGCCAGACGCTCCATAATAATCCTGAACGCATCGAAGAGGTGAACTCCGAGATTGCCGAATTCGGCTGCACTGTCATTGGCCAGTACGCCACGCTCGGCAGCTATGATTTTGTCACCATCGTCGAGGCCCCGGATAACGAAACCATCGCCCACCTGTCGATTGATCTGAGTTCGCGCGGAACGGTGCGGATTACCACATTGCCGGCCATCCCGACCTCGCTCCTGCGCGACAGAATGGCCGGGCCGAAGCAGATCGGCCGCACATGA
- a CDS encoding Hsp20 family protein encodes RRRFAIPRSQRVEAKLLPDLVSKLRAKVAFYFDVGKYEPQFIPAHHQLVPLLEAKGCPCLFQELVGGHNWTNWRAHLKDLLTFLWRDSLPLADEQPPARDSVAAPQKPDRPTVVEPSAAQDGPAAVLQQQGWSPYVERAVEAGQLRYRLALPACDPQDIGLFVVSNQLIVQLALPDPGNGSAQTRRFEQVVPLPDGVKSTGIQARYASGVLEVVLLLSKRISARRVPIQGA; translated from the coding sequence TGCGCCGCCGCTTCGCCATTCCCCGCAGTCAGCGCGTGGAGGCCAAGCTGCTCCCGGATTTGGTGAGTAAGCTGCGGGCCAAGGTGGCGTTTTATTTTGATGTCGGCAAGTACGAGCCCCAGTTCATTCCGGCTCACCACCAGCTCGTGCCGCTGCTCGAAGCCAAGGGCTGTCCGTGTCTGTTTCAAGAGCTGGTCGGCGGCCACAACTGGACGAACTGGCGCGCCCATCTCAAAGATCTGCTCACCTTTCTGTGGCGAGACAGCCTGCCGCTGGCCGATGAGCAACCGCCCGCCCGTGACAGCGTGGCGGCTCCCCAAAAGCCGGACCGACCGACGGTGGTGGAGCCGTCTGCCGCTCAGGACGGTCCGGCTGCTGTCTTGCAGCAGCAGGGCTGGAGTCCCTACGTCGAACGCGCCGTTGAGGCTGGCCAGCTGCGCTACCGGCTGGCGCTGCCGGCGTGTGACCCTCAGGACATCGGGCTGTTCGTGGTCAGCAACCAGCTGATTGTGCAGCTCGCCCTCCCGGACCCGGGCAACGGGAGTGCCCAGACCAGACGCTTTGAGCAGGTCGTGCCGCTGCCCGACGGGGTGAAGTCTACCGGCATCCAGGCGCGCTATGCGTCCGGTGTGCTTGAGGTCGTCCTCCTGCTGTCCAAACGGATCTCTGCCCGACGCGTGCCGATCCAAGGGGCGTGA
- the glgC gene encoding glucose-1-phosphate adenylyltransferase: MRRLRLLGMIMAGGKGERLFPLTKSRSKPAVPFAGKHRIVDFVLSNFINSGIFSVYILVQYKSQSLIEHLRSTWRWRIGGGLKETFITVVPPQMRWGEDWYQGTADAVYQNLNLIQDFRPDLIAVFGADHIYRMDLNQMVAFHLEHAAEATVAALPVPVSEAGSFGVIEVDQKRRIIGFEEKPSHPKPMPGDSDRVYASMGNYVFNTDLLVRTLLEDSRRSTEHDFGRTIIPELFPRQQVLAYDFLENEIPGVKPGEERAYWRDVGTLRAYWEAHMDLLGETPAFDLHNPHWPVFGTIYDGPPTRFYGGEVRDTLVGEGSQLEGGRIVRSVIGSGVRIGKGAEIEESIIMDRAEIGAGVKLKGAIVDRFHSVPAGAVIGGGTGTDERRYFRDPSGLVVLERGETRPL; the protein is encoded by the coding sequence GTGCGCAGACTGCGCCTGCTGGGCATGATTATGGCCGGCGGCAAGGGCGAGCGCTTGTTCCCGTTGACGAAATCCCGCAGCAAGCCTGCCGTTCCGTTTGCCGGAAAGCACCGGATTGTCGACTTCGTGCTGTCCAACTTCATCAATTCGGGTATTTTTTCGGTCTACATCCTGGTCCAGTACAAGTCGCAATCGCTGATTGAGCATCTGCGCTCGACCTGGCGCTGGCGCATCGGCGGCGGCCTCAAAGAGACCTTTATTACGGTCGTGCCGCCCCAGATGCGGTGGGGGGAAGACTGGTACCAGGGCACGGCCGACGCCGTGTATCAAAACCTCAACCTGATCCAGGACTTTCGTCCCGATCTGATCGCCGTGTTTGGGGCCGATCATATTTACCGCATGGACCTCAACCAGATGGTCGCCTTTCACCTTGAGCACGCGGCCGAGGCGACGGTTGCGGCACTGCCCGTTCCAGTGTCCGAGGCCGGCAGCTTCGGGGTGATCGAGGTCGATCAGAAACGGCGCATCATCGGCTTTGAGGAGAAGCCGTCCCACCCGAAACCCATGCCCGGGGATTCCGACCGTGTTTATGCCTCGATGGGTAACTATGTGTTTAACACCGACCTGCTGGTCAGGACCTTGCTGGAAGACTCGCGCCGGAGTACCGAGCACGACTTCGGGCGGACGATCATTCCCGAGCTGTTTCCGCGCCAGCAGGTCTTGGCCTACGATTTTCTGGAAAACGAAATCCCCGGCGTCAAACCGGGCGAGGAACGCGCCTACTGGCGCGATGTGGGCACTCTGCGGGCGTATTGGGAGGCGCATATGGATCTGCTGGGCGAGACGCCGGCCTTTGATTTGCACAATCCGCACTGGCCGGTGTTCGGCACCATCTATGACGGTCCGCCGACCCGTTTTTACGGCGGGGAGGTCCGAGACACCCTGGTTGGCGAGGGCTCTCAGCTGGAAGGCGGGCGTATCGTCCGGTCTGTGATCGGCAGCGGCGTGCGGATCGGCAAGGGCGCGGAGATTGAGGAGTCGATCATCATGGACCGGGCCGAGATTGGAGCGGGCGTGAAACTCAAGGGCGCCATTGTTGATCGGTTTCACAGCGTTCCGGCCGGCGCGGTGATCGGGGGAGGGACCGGGACGGATGAGCGTCGCTATTTTCGTGACCCCTCGGGCTTGGTGGTGCTGGAGCGGGGCGAGACGCGTCCTCTGTGA
- the glgA gene encoding glycogen synthase GlgA, which translates to MDATLRILFISAEVAPFARTGGLGDVNGALPQVLAGLGHDVRIVMPRYQSLRDGDFPLTERVSDLQVPLVIGPRLARVWQTHLPEPDGGAARVPVYAVEQDDFFARPGLYGNGNGDYPDNALRFTFFSRAVLALVERLGWFPQVFHCHDWHTGLIPALVRFLPGLDARSRQAASVFTIHNFAYQGVFPNWAFGLTGLPPFLFQPEGLEFYGSLNFMKSGLYYADRLTTVSPSYADEIGNPVLGFGLDGCIRARRSALVGIVNGADYAVWNPETDPLIAAQYTAEDLSGKAVCKRAVLGEYGMSDEPDMPLLGMVTRLVDQKGIDLVAGALDALLELDCRLVILGSGESRYETLLTQRARAHPGRVGVRIGFDEALAHQIEAGSDCFLMPSRYEPCGLNQLYSLRYGTVPIVRATGGLRDTVSPFDANSGQGTGFVFEDASPQALTRAVREALTTFADPAAWHGLMRRGMAQDFSWTRSARRYLDLYQELVSARQAAVAPG; encoded by the coding sequence GTGGACGCAACTCTCCGTATCCTGTTCATCAGCGCCGAAGTTGCTCCGTTTGCCCGGACCGGCGGCTTGGGCGATGTGAACGGCGCCTTGCCCCAGGTCTTGGCCGGGCTGGGGCATGATGTCCGCATTGTCATGCCGCGGTATCAAAGCCTGCGCGACGGAGACTTCCCGCTGACCGAACGCGTATCAGACCTCCAGGTCCCACTGGTCATCGGCCCGCGGCTGGCGCGGGTGTGGCAGACCCACCTGCCCGAGCCGGACGGGGGGGCTGCCCGGGTGCCGGTGTACGCCGTTGAGCAGGACGACTTTTTTGCCCGGCCCGGCCTGTATGGCAACGGGAACGGCGACTATCCCGACAATGCGCTGCGCTTCACCTTCTTTTCCCGGGCCGTCCTGGCCCTGGTCGAGCGGCTGGGCTGGTTTCCCCAGGTCTTTCACTGCCACGACTGGCATACCGGCCTGATTCCGGCCTTGGTGCGCTTTCTGCCCGGCCTGGACGCGCGCAGCAGGCAGGCGGCCAGCGTCTTCACCATCCATAACTTTGCCTATCAGGGTGTCTTCCCTAACTGGGCGTTTGGCCTGACCGGCCTGCCTCCGTTTCTGTTTCAGCCCGAGGGGCTGGAGTTTTACGGCTCCCTCAACTTCATGAAGTCGGGACTGTACTATGCCGACCGGCTGACGACCGTCAGTCCCAGCTATGCCGACGAGATTGGTAACCCGGTCCTTGGCTTTGGTCTGGACGGTTGTATTCGGGCTCGCCGCTCGGCTCTGGTCGGTATTGTGAACGGGGCGGACTACGCGGTCTGGAACCCGGAAACTGACCCCCTGATCGCTGCGCAGTACACCGCCGAAGACCTGAGCGGCAAGGCGGTGTGCAAGCGTGCCGTGTTGGGCGAGTACGGCATGTCCGACGAGCCGGACATGCCGCTGCTGGGCATGGTGACCCGGCTGGTTGACCAGAAGGGCATTGACCTGGTGGCCGGCGCGCTTGATGCCTTGCTGGAGCTGGACTGCCGCCTGGTCATCCTGGGCTCGGGAGAGTCGCGCTACGAGACACTGCTGACCCAGCGGGCCCGGGCGCATCCCGGGCGGGTCGGGGTGCGGATCGGTTTTGACGAAGCCCTGGCCCACCAGATTGAAGCCGGCAGCGACTGTTTTCTGATGCCGTCGCGCTATGAGCCGTGCGGCCTGAATCAGCTCTACAGCCTGCGCTACGGCACGGTGCCGATTGTGCGGGCGACCGGCGGGCTGCGCGACACGGTGAGCCCCTTTGACGCCAACAGCGGACAGGGCACCGGCTTTGTGTTCGAAGATGCCAGCCCCCAGGCGCTGACCCGGGCCGTGCGGGAGGCGCTGACGACTTTTGCCGACCCGGCCGCCTGGCATGGGCTGATGCGCCGGGGCATGGCCCAGGATTTTTCCTGGACACGCTCGGCGCGCCGCTATCTCGACCTGTACCAGGAGCTTGTCAGCGCCCGACAGGCAGCGGTCGCCCCGGGCTAG